The Candidatus Rokuibacteriota bacterium genome includes the window GAGGAGGCCGTCCTCCCGCTCGACAAGTACTCGACCCCGAAGGGCCGGAGTCTCGGCGCGGCCTATGAGGCCCAGCTCCGGCGGTTCTCCGAACGCCTCTACCACTGTGCCCCGTGGGTGGACGTCCGCAGGCAGGGACTCGGCTTCAACAGGCCCCGCTTCGCCACGGGTGACGACCGCTACCTGTCGGTGTGGCTCGAGATCGACCAGCACGAGGACGGCCGGTTCGCCGCCCTCGGCCCGGACGGCCGCCAGTCGGCGATGTTCTCCCGCTATGGGGTCGAGATGTTGCGGCGGTTGACGGCCCTCGAGGGTCTCCGGACGGAGCCCACCCTGGAGGGCTTCGGTGTCATCCTGAGCTGGCCCAAGCCGGGCACCAACGGCAGGCCGGGCGTCCAGCCGGTGAACGAGACGCTGGCCCTCTTCGTGAGCCGGGCGCCCCTCCTGGAGTTCCTGGCCAGGACGCTCCCGGCCTCGGAGCTGGCCGCCCGCGCCCGGTTCACGCTCTTCGACGGCCAGCGCGAGGTCGGACGGCTGCCGCTGGAGATCTGGGACGATCCCTTCATGACGACCTTCAAGCTCAAGGACTACCACCCGCCGACCGGATTCCGCTGCTAGCCCGACGTGTTCGTGGACCCGCGAGGGGTCAGGTCGCGAATAGCCCGGGGCCAGGCCGCGTCCAACCCGGCGCATGTTTGACAGCCCTCGGGGGGTCCGCTAGCATGAAATACAGGTGCGCGGAATGAAAGCGCCGATCCGGCAGAAGACGCAGTTCTCGCTGATCTACGTCCTCATCGCCGCCCTCGTCCTGTCCGTGCTCCAGAGCTGGCTGCTGGCGCCGCAGACCGTCGAGGTCCCGATGAGCCGTTTCCTGGCCCTGGTGCGCGAGGAAAAGGTCGAGCGGGTGTCGCTGTCGGACAGGGAGATCCGGGGCACCCTCAAGCCGGGGGCGCTGCCCGCGGCGGCCCCCCGCCCGGGCGACCGCGTGCGCAGCCTCCTGGGCGCCGAGCCCGGCGTCACCGTGTTCACCACCACGCGCATCCCGGGCGTGGACGACTCGGCGCTGGTCAAGGAGCTCGAGGCGCACAAGGTCGAGTTCTCGGGCCGGATCGAGAACACGTTCTGGCGCGACCTGCTGTTCGGCTGGATCCTGCCGCTCGCCATCATGGCCGGCATCTGGATGTTCCTCATGCGGCGCATCGGCGGCGGGTCCACGCAGGCGCTGTCCTTCGGACGGTCCAAGGCCAAGATCTACGACCGCAAGGAGCTCAAGACCTCGTTCGCGGATGTGGCCGGCGTCGACGAAGCCAAGGCGGAGCTGGTGGAGGTCGTGGACTTCCTCAAGAACCCGAAGAAGTACCAGCGCCTGGGCGGCCGGATCCCGAAAGGTGTCCTCCTGGTGGGGTCGCCCGGCACGGGCAAGACGCTCCTGGCTCGGGCCGTGGCCGGTGAGGCTGCCGTGCCCTTCTTCTTCCTCTCGGGCTCCGAGTTCGTGGAGATGTTCGTCGGGGTAGGCGCCGCCCGTGTGCGCGACCTGTTCGAGCAGGCCAAGGAGAAGGCGCCCTGCATCGTCTTCATCGACGAGCTGGACGCCATCGGCAAGACGCGGGGCGGCACCGGCGGGTTCGTGGGAGGGCACGACGAGCGCGAGCAGACACTGAACCAGATCCTGGCCGAGATGGACGGCTTCGACTCCTCGAAGGGCGTCATCATCATGGCGGCGACCAACCGGCCCGAGGTGCTGGACCCGGCCCTGCTGCGCGCGGGACGTTTCGACCGCCAGGTGGTCGTGGACAAGCCGGACGTGAAGGGGCGCGAGGCGATCCTCGGCGTCCACGCGCGCAACGTGACGCTCGCGCCGCAGGTGGACCTGCACGTGATCGCCGCCCGGACGCCGGGCATGGCGGGTGCCGACCTGGCGAACATCATCAACGAGGCGGCGCTCCTGGCGGCGCGGAAGGGCAAGGAGGCCGTGGAGATGGCCGACCTCGAGGAGGCCATCGACCGCGTCGTGGGCGGGCTCGAGCGGAAGAGCCGGGTGCTCTCCGAGAAGGAGCGCGACATCGTCGCCCATCACGAGATCGGGCACGCGCTGGTGGCCTCCTCCCTGCCCCACGCCGATCCCGTCCACAAGGTCACCATCATCCCGCGCGGCGTCAGCGCGCTCGGCGCCACCTACCAGCTGCCGCTGGAGGACCGGTACCTGCTCACACGCAGCGAGCTCGAGGACCGCATCGCGGTGCTGCTGGGCGGCCGGGCCGCGGAGGAGGCCGTATACGCGGAGATCTCCACCGGCGCCCACAACGACCTCGAGCGGTCCACGGAGATCGCGCGGCTCATGGTGACGCAGTACGGCATGTCGGACAAGCTTGGGCCCATGACCTTCGGCGGGGGACAGCAGGCGCTCTTCCTCAAGGGGTCCGGCCTGTCGCAGGAGCGCGAGTACGGGGAGGACACCGCCCGGGCCATCGACGACGAGATCCGGGCCATCATCGACCACATCTACGGGCGCGTGCGGGATCTCATGACGGCCAAGAAGGGCATTCTCATGGCGGCCGCCGCGGCGCTCAAGGTGAACGAGACGCTGGAGGGAGACCGCTTGCGGAGGCTCCTGGCCGGCGAGTGATCGTGGAGGGAATCCGATGATCTGGATCAAGCGTAGCACCCTTGCAGTTCTGCTCATCGTGGCCGCCGCCCTGGGAGCCGGCGTGGGCGTCTGGGGGACGGGGGCGGCTGACCCGGCGAGGCCGTCCCCCGTGGTGCCCGCCGGGATGCAGGCCCGGCTGATCCCGGCCGCGCTGCCCGTGCCATCCGGGAGCTTCGCCCGGGTGGCCGAGACGGTGGCCCCGGCCGTGATCAACATCAACACGGTGACGCGCGGAGCGCTCGGGAGGACGCCCATCGAGGAGTTCTTCGGCGAGGAGTTCTTCCGGCGCTTCTTCGGCGAGGTCCCGGAGCGCGAGCAGCAGCAGCGGAGCCTGGGCTCGGGCGTCATCGTGGACCCATCGGGCATCGCCCTCACCAACGCCCACGTCGTCGAGCGCGCGACGGACATCGAGGCCGTCACCGCCGACGGCAAGAAGCACAAGGCCAAGCTGGTGGGGGTCGACCGGCGCACCGATCTCGCCGTGCTGCGGCTGCAGGGGGGGCCCTACCCCGCGGCGAGCCTCGGGGACTCCGACAAGATCAAGGTCGGCGACTGGGTGCTCGCCATCGGTTCGCCCTTCGGGCTGCAGCAGACGGTGACCGCGGGGATCATCAGCGCCAAGGGCCGGTCCCTCGGCGGGGGCCCCTTCGACGACTTCCTCCAGACCGACGCCGCCATCAACCCCGGCAACTCGGGCGGGCCCCTGGTGAACATGAGCGGCGAGGTGGTCGGCATCAACAGCGCCATCCTCTCCCGCTCCGGCGGCAACGTCGGCATCGGCTTCTCCATCCCGGCGAACATGGCGCGGCGCATCTACACGGAGCTGGTGGCCAAGGGCAAGGTGACGCGGGGCTGGCTCGGCGTCTCCATCCAGCCGCTCACCCCGGAGCTGGCCAAGAGCTTCGGCCTGCGGGATCCCAAGGGCGTGCTGATCTCCGACGTGGTGCAGGACAGTCCCGCCGAGAAGGCCGGCATCGTGGCGGGTGACATCATCACCGACTTCGACGGCAAGAAGGTGGACAACCCCCAGGATCTCCAGAAGATCGTGGCCCTGACCGCGCCCGGCAAGGGGGTGCCGGTCACCGTGTGGCGCGACAAGTCGCACAAGGCCATGGAGATCAAGATCGGCGACACGCCGGACGACACCGTCGCGCTCAAGTCGAACAGCCGCGGCAAGAGCCTGCTGGGGCTGGAAGTCCGCCCGATCACTCCCGAGCTCGCCCGCCAGCTCAATCTGAGAGGCGCCGAGGGCGTCGTCGTGATGCGCGTGGAGGAGGAGAGCCCCGCGGCGGAGGCGGGGCTCCAGCGGGGCGATGTGATCCGCGAGGTCAACCGGCAGCGCGTCCGGTCCGTGCAGGACTTCGAGCGCACCACGCGGGGGCTCAAGGAGGGCGACCGCGTGACCCTCCTGCTCCAGCGCGGGCCCCAGGCGCTCTACGTGGCGTTCACCGTGGCCCGGGGTTGATGGGGGAGGGCTCGCCGCTCGCGCAGCTCCGCGCGCTCATCACCGATCACCAGGGGCGCCCCGCGCCGCCCATCGCGCGCCTCCTCGGCGCTCGCGTGCTGGCCGTGGACGCAGGGCGCGTCTCCATCGAGTTCGCGGTCAAGGACGAGTTCCTGACCCCGGGCGGCTGGGTGCAGGGCGGTATCATCACCGCGTACGTCGACATGTGCATGGCGCTCGCCGCGCACACGCTCTTCGAGCCGGGGCAGCTCTTGTCCACCTCCTCGCTCACCGTGAGCTTCCTCGCGCCCGTGACGGCTGGCCCCGTGGTCGGCGAGGGCAGCGTCGTCAAGCGCGGGCGGTCCGTGGTCTTCCTCGAGGCCGTCCTCCACGACCGCGAGCGGCGGGAATGCGCGCATGCCTCGTCGGTGGGCTCCATCCACGCCAGGACGTAGCCGCTCCCCTGCCTGGGCGCCCATCCATCCGAGCCCGCGGTTGAGGCCGCCGCGCGCACTGTATCTGATTGCGTGCAGTCCTCTCGTCCTCACGATGGTGGCTGGATTTCTCTTGTGCACATCATTGAGTGACGATACGGCTGCCCAACATGACGCCCCAGCGGACCGGGAGCTCGCGCTGCTCGCTTCCCGTCCGCTGAGCGCCACGTTAGAGCGCTCTATGGAGGAGCCGCCATGGCTCGACAGGAATCGGTTTCCGTCGAGACATTGAAAGCAATCGCCGATGCGTTCAATGCCCACGATCTGGACGCGATAATGGAGTTCTTTGCCGATGATTGCTCGCTGGACATGCCCCGGGGGCCGGACCCGTGGGGGCGGCGCTTTACGGGCAAAGCGGCCGTGCGAGAGGCATTAGCGACACGCCTTAAGGGTCTCCCAGACGTCCACTACAGTGATGACCGGCACTGGGTCAGCGGCAATATGGGCGTGTCGGAGTGGCTGCTGACCGGCACGACACCCGACGGAGTCCGAGTTCAAGTACGTGGATGCGATCACTGGGGGTTCCGGGACGGGAAGGTAATCAGGAAGGGCTCATATTGGAAGATCGTTGAGAAGCCCGTATGAGATGACCGCTTGAACCCTGGGTGGAGCCGACGCGCTATCGCGCGCGACTCACCCTGGCGTTCGCCCCATCGTGCGGTTCGCTGGGGGGAGGTCGAGTCTGCTAGAGTCACCGCTAGGAGGTGGACGATGAGCGACCCAATGATCGTCTCCGACCCACAGGTGATGATGGGCAAGCCGGTGGTTGCGGGCACGCGCGTCACAGTAGATCTCATCCTCGAGAAGCTGGGCAGCGGCGAATCGATCGAGGCGGTGCTTGCGTCCCACCCGCGCCTGACCCGCGAGGGTGTGCTGGCCGCCCTCCGCTTCGCCGCACAGGCCCTCCGGGCTGAAGTGGTCTACCCGCTCAGTGCGAAGTCCGCGTGAACCTGGTCGCCGATGAAGGTGTCGACCGCGCGGTGGTGGAGCGCCTGCGACATGACGGCCATGAGGTCGTCTACGTGGCCGAGCTCTCCCCCAGCGTTACGGATGAGGAGGTCTTGCGGCAGGCGAACGAGCGAAGGGCCGTTCTGTTGACTGCGGACAAGGACTTCGGTGAGCTGGTGTTCCGCCAGGGCCTCGTGCACAGCGGAGTGGTCCTGGTTCGCCTTGCGGGGCTGGCGAATCCCACGAAGGCGGAAATCGTGGCCGAGGTATGTCGTGACCGCACCGGGGAACTCGTCGGGGCGTTCAGCGTTGTCTCGCCAGGACAGGTCCGTATTCGACGAACGTCGTGATAGTCCGTGAGGGTCGAACTCCGGCGTTCAGCCGGCCGCTCACTGGCAACGTTCGACCCACAAGGCGGGAAAGGGCTTCTCAGCGTAGAATCACCCCAGGGGGAGATGCGATGGCAAGGGAGTTCAGCGTGATTATCGAGCGGGATGCCGACGGCTACTTCGTGGCTTCCGTGCCCGCGCTGCGGGGGTGTCACACCCAGGCAACGTCCCTCGACGAGCTGATGAGTAGGGTGCGCGAGGCCGTCGAACTCTGCCTCGAGGCCCAAGGCGAGAGCATCGAGCCACTCGACTTCATCGGCGTCCAAAAGATCACAGTGGCGTGACCCGGCTTCCGCGGATCACCGGAAGAGAAGTCATGTCCGCCCTGCGCAAGGCGGGTTTGAGGTCGCGAGAATCAAGGGCAGCCACCATTTCCTTCGTCACCCCGACGGCCGGGGAACCGTCGTGCCCGTCCACGCCGGTGAGACTATCGGCCCGGGGCTCCTGGCAGCCATCCTCCGTGACTGCGAACTCGACCGAGATGAATTCATCGCGTTGTTGTAGCAAGCGGTGGCTTCAGGGGTCGCCCCCGATCCGGATAGGAGCCGATGACTCGGGGCAGCCGAAAGCAAATCTTGGACTGGACGGCGCGCCGGGGCTTTCCTGCTGAGTTCTCGGAGTTCGTTGGTCTGAGCGATTGTGCCGTTGCTCGCCCTCCGGTCTGGCAGCCGAGGGGTCACAGCGATCCCGCAGAAGCCTGCTTGGAGGACTGCGGCGCCCAGTTCCTTCCCGGCGCCGACTGCTGGAATGATCTTGCCGCCTGGTGGCTGGTTCATCCGCGGGGAGCCAACAAGCCCAATTGGGATCTTGCTGTTGCACGCGACTTCGCAGGCAAGCCAGGTCTCGCGTTGCTTGAAGCAAAGGCGCACGAGAATGAGTTGGATTGGGCCGGGAAACGACTCCGTACAGACGGCTCGGCCAACTCTATCGAAAACCACGAGCGCATCGGGCAGGCAATCGCCGAGGCAGGCGCAGCACTCGACCGCGTCGTCGCAGGCGTGCGAATAGCGCGCGACACCCACTACCAACTCGCGAATCGCGTAGCATACAGCTGGAAGTTGGCGTCGATGGGCATCCCGATGAGGAATTGAGACCAGCGATCATGACGAGCCGAAGCGGCAGGTCGGGGGAGTTCGCGGTGTGCATCCACAACGGCGAGTACGATGCCGACCTCATCGTCGGCAAGATTTATCGCGTCGTGAAGCCGAAGCGCAACGACAGGCTGTCTGACATCCGCGTCCTTGACGAATCGGGCGGTCGCGATCCACTAACCCCGACACGTCGACGGCGATCACGTGCTGAGCGACCTCCGCGAGCGCTTCGACGAGGTCCTCGCGACCCTGGAGGCTCTGGCCGGCTGGTCGACGCCGCGGCACCGAGTCCCGCCGAAGGCGGGCTTGGTCGTACGCCTCGCGCCCGCGCCTCTCTCGGGGCTCGTCTGGCTCGTCATTTGGCCCGGCACGGTGCGGTTACGCGCGTGGGGGAGGCGAAACCCATTGGAGCTGATGGAGCCGCTCCCCCGCCTCGGCGCGCGCCCATCTGCTAGAATCGATATGGGGCGGCGCAGGCTGGGGCCGCGGGGTCCAGGGCGCCGCCTCGACATCTCGCGCGATGGAATACAAGGACTACTACAAGATCCTGGGTGTCGACCGGAGCGCCGACGACAAGGCGATCAAGACCGCCTATCGCCGGCTGGCCCGCAAGCACCACCCGGACGTCTCCAAAGGGTCCGCCGCGCGCTTCCAGGAGCTCAACGAGGCCTACGAGGTGCTCGGGGATCCGGACAAGCGCCAGCGCTACGACGCGCTGGGCTCCGACTGGCAGCGAGTCGCCGCACCCGGCGCCCGGTCGCCCTCCGGGGGGGGCGAGGTCCACGTCCGCCGGGGCGAAGCCCCTGGTGGATTCTCCGAGTTCTTCCAGGCCATCTTCGGCGATCTCGGAGGCGGCCGTGGGCGCGTCCGGGACTCCAGACGCGGCGGCCTCGGCGACATCGGGTTCGGCGACCTCGGCGATCTCGGAGCCGCGGGGGCAGCCGATGTCGAGGCCGCCCTGGAGCTCTCGCTGGAAGAGGCCTTCCGGGGGGTGCGGCGGGCGATCTCGCTGGACCTGGACGAGCCATGCGCCGCCTGCGGGGGTGCCGGGCACGTGAACCGGCGGCCCTGCGGGCAGTGCCGCGGGAGCGGCTGGGCCAAGGGGCGCCGGCAACTCGAGGTGAAGATCCCCGCGGGCGTGGACACGGGCTCGCGCATCCGCGTGCCCGGCGAGGGGGCGGGCCCGGCGGGCGGCAGGCGGGGCGACCTCTACCTGCGCGTCACGGTGCGGCCCGACGAGCGCTTCGAGCGGAGGGGCGACGACCTGTACCTGGACCTGGCCATCCCCTTCGTGGACGCCGCCCTCGGCGCCGAGGTGCAGGTGGCCACGCTCAAGGGCCCGGTGTCCATGAAGGTGCCTCCCGAAACCTCGGGGGGACGCACGTTCCGCCTCCCCGGCTACGGAATGCCCCGCCTCAAGGGGGGCGGCGCCGGGGACCAGTACGTGCGGGTGCAGCTGACCGTCCCGGCGGGCCTCACCCCCCGGGAGAAGGAGTTGCTGACGGATCTCAAGCGGCTCCGTCCGGAGATGCCCAGATGAGATTCGACAGGCTGACGGTGAAGGCGCGCGAGGCGGTCGAAGCCGCGCAGTCCCTCGCGGATCAGGGCAGCCACCAGGCCCTGGAGCCCGAGCACC containing:
- a CDS encoding DUF5615 family PIN-like protein translates to MNLVADEGVDRAVVERLRHDGHEVVYVAELSPSVTDEEVLRQANERRAVLLTADKDFGELVFRQGLVHSGVVLVRLAGLANPTKAEIVAEVCRDRTGELVGAFSVVSPGQVRIRRTS
- a CDS encoding type II toxin-antitoxin system HicB family antitoxin, with amino-acid sequence MAREFSVIIERDADGYFVASVPALRGCHTQATSLDELMSRVREAVELCLEAQGESIEPLDFIGVQKITVA
- a CDS encoding DUF433 domain-containing protein, translating into MSDPMIVSDPQVMMGKPVVAGTRVTVDLILEKLGSGESIEAVLASHPRLTREGVLAALRFAAQALRAEVVYPLSAKSA
- a CDS encoding DnaJ domain-containing protein, whose amino-acid sequence is MEYKDYYKILGVDRSADDKAIKTAYRRLARKHHPDVSKGSAARFQELNEAYEVLGDPDKRQRYDALGSDWQRVAAPGARSPSGGGEVHVRRGEAPGGFSEFFQAIFGDLGGGRGRVRDSRRGGLGDIGFGDLGDLGAAGAADVEAALELSLEEAFRGVRRAISLDLDEPCAACGGAGHVNRRPCGQCRGSGWAKGRRQLEVKIPAGVDTGSRIRVPGEGAGPAGGRRGDLYLRVTVRPDERFERRGDDLYLDLAIPFVDAALGAEVQVATLKGPVSMKVPPETSGGRTFRLPGYGMPRLKGGGAGDQYVRVQLTVPAGLTPREKELLTDLKRLRPEMPR
- a CDS encoding PaaI family thioesterase — its product is MGEGSPLAQLRALITDHQGRPAPPIARLLGARVLAVDAGRVSIEFAVKDEFLTPGGWVQGGIITAYVDMCMALAAHTLFEPGQLLSTSSLTVSFLAPVTAGPVVGEGSVVKRGRSVVFLEAVLHDRERRECAHASSVGSIHART
- a CDS encoding ATP-dependent metallopeptidase FtsH/Yme1/Tma family protein — translated: MKAPIRQKTQFSLIYVLIAALVLSVLQSWLLAPQTVEVPMSRFLALVREEKVERVSLSDREIRGTLKPGALPAAAPRPGDRVRSLLGAEPGVTVFTTTRIPGVDDSALVKELEAHKVEFSGRIENTFWRDLLFGWILPLAIMAGIWMFLMRRIGGGSTQALSFGRSKAKIYDRKELKTSFADVAGVDEAKAELVEVVDFLKNPKKYQRLGGRIPKGVLLVGSPGTGKTLLARAVAGEAAVPFFFLSGSEFVEMFVGVGAARVRDLFEQAKEKAPCIVFIDELDAIGKTRGGTGGFVGGHDEREQTLNQILAEMDGFDSSKGVIIMAATNRPEVLDPALLRAGRFDRQVVVDKPDVKGREAILGVHARNVTLAPQVDLHVIAARTPGMAGADLANIINEAALLAARKGKEAVEMADLEEAIDRVVGGLERKSRVLSEKERDIVAHHEIGHALVASSLPHADPVHKVTIIPRGVSALGATYQLPLEDRYLLTRSELEDRIAVLLGGRAAEEAVYAEISTGAHNDLERSTEIARLMVTQYGMSDKLGPMTFGGGQQALFLKGSGLSQEREYGEDTARAIDDEIRAIIDHIYGRVRDLMTAKKGILMAAAAALKVNETLEGDRLRRLLAGE
- a CDS encoding DegQ family serine endoprotease, with product MIWIKRSTLAVLLIVAAALGAGVGVWGTGAADPARPSPVVPAGMQARLIPAALPVPSGSFARVAETVAPAVININTVTRGALGRTPIEEFFGEEFFRRFFGEVPEREQQQRSLGSGVIVDPSGIALTNAHVVERATDIEAVTADGKKHKAKLVGVDRRTDLAVLRLQGGPYPAASLGDSDKIKVGDWVLAIGSPFGLQQTVTAGIISAKGRSLGGGPFDDFLQTDAAINPGNSGGPLVNMSGEVVGINSAILSRSGGNVGIGFSIPANMARRIYTELVAKGKVTRGWLGVSIQPLTPELAKSFGLRDPKGVLISDVVQDSPAEKAGIVAGDIITDFDGKKVDNPQDLQKIVALTAPGKGVPVTVWRDKSHKAMEIKIGDTPDDTVALKSNSRGKSLLGLEVRPITPELARQLNLRGAEGVVVMRVEEESPAAEAGLQRGDVIREVNRQRVRSVQDFERTTRGLKEGDRVTLLLQRGPQALYVAFTVARG
- a CDS encoding nuclear transport factor 2 family protein, with the translated sequence MARQESVSVETLKAIADAFNAHDLDAIMEFFADDCSLDMPRGPDPWGRRFTGKAAVREALATRLKGLPDVHYSDDRHWVSGNMGVSEWLLTGTTPDGVRVQVRGCDHWGFRDGKVIRKGSYWKIVEKPV